In the genome of Sphaeramia orbicularis chromosome 13, fSphaOr1.1, whole genome shotgun sequence, one region contains:
- the sptssb gene encoding serine palmitoyltransferase small subunit B isoform X1: MPQLCFFRCVKHTHRPVRLFLRQSTCRICEPACRMNFKNLREYLAWLYYQYLLITGIYVLEPWEKSIFNSILFSAIAMVIYTSYVFVPIHVRLALEFFSGIFGGQPESTMALMN, encoded by the exons ATGCCACAACTGTGTTTTTTCCGCTGCGTAAAACACACGCACCGGCCTGTGCGTTTATTCCTCCGCCAGTCCACCTGCAGGATCTGTGAGCCAG CCTGCAGGATGAACTTCAAGAACCTGAGGGAATACCTGGCCTGGCTGTACTACCAGTACCTGCTCATTACCGGCATCTATGTCCTAGAGCCCTGGGAGAAGTCCATCTTCAACTCCATACTCTTCTCCGCTATTGCCATGGTGATCTACACCTCATACGTCTTTGTACCCATCCATGTGCGCTTGGCGCTAGAGTTTTTCTCTGGGATCTTTGGTGGCCAGCCTGAGAGCACCATGGCACTCATGAACTAA
- the sptssb gene encoding serine palmitoyltransferase small subunit B isoform X2, whose amino-acid sequence MNFKNLREYLAWLYYQYLLITGIYVLEPWEKSIFNSILFSAIAMVIYTSYVFVPIHVRLALEFFSGIFGGQPESTMALMN is encoded by the coding sequence ATGAACTTCAAGAACCTGAGGGAATACCTGGCCTGGCTGTACTACCAGTACCTGCTCATTACCGGCATCTATGTCCTAGAGCCCTGGGAGAAGTCCATCTTCAACTCCATACTCTTCTCCGCTATTGCCATGGTGATCTACACCTCATACGTCTTTGTACCCATCCATGTGCGCTTGGCGCTAGAGTTTTTCTCTGGGATCTTTGGTGGCCAGCCTGAGAGCACCATGGCACTCATGAACTAA